From Chiloscyllium punctatum isolate Juve2018m chromosome 36, sChiPun1.3, whole genome shotgun sequence, the proteins below share one genomic window:
- the LOC140460395 gene encoding uncharacterized protein, which yields MEKPEESRSLEKPWKCGDCGKAFHVPSVLEAHQRSHTGVRPFCCPECGKGFSSSSTLLRHRRVHTGERPFSCPECRKAFSNSSDLLKHQRVHTGERPFACPECGKGFSSSSALLTHRRVHTGEKAFTQAFSLLRHQSVHTGKRPFTCPVCGKGFSDSSALLTHQRVHIGERPFSCPECGKAFTHASNLLTHRWVHTRDRPFSCPECGKAFSNFSHVLIHRRVHTGERPFACPECGKAFSNSSDLLKHQRVHTGERPFSCPECGKAFTQACNLQRHQRGHQRSQQSDSAGEAAVGHPQD from the coding sequence ATGGAGAAACCAGAGGAATCCCGCTCATTGGAGAAAccttggaagtgtggcgactgtgggaaagcCTTCCATGTCCCGTCTGTCCTGGAGGCTCATCAGCGCAGTCACACTGGGGTcaggccattctgctgccctgagtgcgggaaggggttcagcagttcctccaccctgctgaggcaccgacgggtccacacaggggagaggcccttcagctgccctgagtgcaggaaggctttcagcaattcctctgacctactgaagcaccagcgggtccacaccggggagaggccattcgcctgcccagagtgtgggaaggggttcagcagttcctccgccttgctgacccaccggcgggtccacacaggggagaaggccttcacccaggccttttccctgctgaggcaccagagtgtccacacagggaagaggccattcacttGCCCAGTGTGCGGGAAGGGGTTCAGcgattcctccgccctgctgacccaccagcgggtccacataggggagaggcctttcagctgccctgagtgtgggaaggccttcacccatgcctccaacctgctgacccaccggtggGTCCATaccagggacaggcccttcagttgccccgagtgtgggaaggccttcagcaatttctcCCACGTGCTGatccaccggcgggtccacaccggggagaggccattcgctTGTCCTGAGTGCggaaaggccttcagcaattcctctgacttactgaagcaccagcgagtccacactggggagaggcccttcagctgccctgagtgcgggaaggccttcacccaGGCCTGCAACTTGCAgaggcaccagcgggggcaccagcgttCCCAACAATCGGATTCTGCCGGTGAGGCTGCTGTGGGtcacccccaggactga